The Lycium barbarum isolate Lr01 chromosome 12, ASM1917538v2, whole genome shotgun sequence genome includes a region encoding these proteins:
- the LOC132623455 gene encoding uncharacterized protein LOC132623455, whose translation MVCDKCEKKLSKVIVPDKWKAGASNTTEGGGRKINENKLLSKKKRWTPYGNTKCTICKQQVHQDGKYCHTCAYSKGVCAMCGKQVLDTKLYKQSNV comes from the exons ATGGTTTGCGACAAGT GTGAGAAGAAGTTGTCGAAGGTGATAGTGCCAGATAAATGGAAAGCAGGTGCCAGCAACACTACTGAAGGCGGTGGCCGTAAAATTAACGAGAACAAACTCCTCTCCAAGAAGAAAAG GTGGACACCTTATGGAAATACAAAGTGCACTATTTGCAAGCAACAAGTGCATCAAGATGGCAAGTATTGTCATACCTGTGCTTATAGTAAAG GAGTATGTGCAATGTGTGGAAAGCAAGTTCTTGACACCAAGTTGTACAAACAGAGCAATGTATGA